A part of Bombus huntii isolate Logan2020A chromosome 16, iyBomHunt1.1, whole genome shotgun sequence genomic DNA contains:
- the LOC126874278 gene encoding uncharacterized protein LOC126874278 isoform X1: MGNQATRGGHVSTKKADAVVHVGDNANANNLSKSSSGTELESNSHMQFFPIESLAKILSHLTHEQERINGITISIFQCYLFPNYPELGEKLFNYLHHAANVNTTHLSANSFKQQAEKFLSVMSDQTVLENYVKMYSDIKGDGSINPDGLKALLNISYNIAMDSSGTSPCIYKGQIIDSAVSSCFHGKHTLSVSYVSNWIWQHCPRLIYGPHRYIIHVLTTAYRNGKALLSKEQPQPHLEIPTPILEQPDSLCFPQVLLPMSYVWLLSSTLPECYLQTDDSPKDVTHALIAKRMGNVCPRHWTLLYNSSEHGTGANRFLYHVLGYRGPTLLFIRIVNPDGDTSRPTYCICSAIEWRESHLYWGDEDSMGIELFPSYRVIEKGAKVLYLNTGIRGYPHGLRFGSNPRSPYISIDESFHSVSIAGAPYPIASLEVWGCGDMKLRERQLEIKKWQVKEAEKQRTVKLTARDWKDHPDRYLLELAAVTIMACLIYVLKECNESG, translated from the exons ATGGGTAATCAAGCAACACGTGGTGGACATGTATCCACCAAGAAGGCTGATGCTGTGGTTCATGTTGGTGATAATGCAAACGCAAACAATCTTTCGAAAAGTTCCTCAGGGACCGAATTAGAAAGTAATTCGCACATGCAGTTCTTTCCAATTGAAAGTCTAGCGAAG ATTTTGTCTCATTTAACTCACGAACAGGAACGTATAAATGGGATAACAATATCTATATTTCAATGCTATCTCTTCCCCAATTATCCAGAGTTAGgtgaaaaattattcaattatctCCATCATGCTGCCAATGTTAATACTACGCACTTGAGTGCCAATTCTTTCAAACAACAAGCAGAGAAGTTCCTCTCTGTAATGAGTGATCAAACTGTATTAGAGAATTATGTGAAGATGTATTCTGATATAAAAGGAGATGGAAGTATAAATCCTGATGGATTGAAGGCTTTATTGAACATTTCTTATAATATTGCTATGGATAGTAGCGGAACCTCCCCCTGTATTTATAAAGGTCAAATAATTGATTCAGCTGTATCATCGTGT TTTCATGGCAAACATACTTTGTCTGTGAGTTATGTGAGCAACTGGATCTGGCAACATTGTCCACGTCTAATATATGGCCCTCATCGATATATAATACATGTACTAACAACTGCTTACAGAAATGGTAAAGCTCTTTTATCCAAAGAACAACCACAACCACATTTGGAGATACCAACACCTATATTGGAGCAACCAGATTCTTTATGTTTTCCACAAGTTTTGTTACCTATGAGCTACGTGTGGTTATTATCAAGCACACTACCCGAATGTTATCTTCAG ACAGATGATTCACCAAAAGATGTTACTCATGCACTCATAGCTAAAAGAATGGGCAATGTGTGTCCTAGACACTGGACATTATTGTACAATAGCTCAGAACATGGAACAGGAGCTAATCGATTTCTTTACCATGTATTAGGGTACAGAGGACCCACTCTTTTATTCATACGGATTGTTAATCCAGATGGAGATACTTCGCGTCCTACATACTGCATATGTTCAGCGATAGAATGGCGTGAAAGTCATCTGTATTGGGGTGATGAAGATTCGATGGGCATTGAATTGTTTCCTTCATATAGGGTTATTGAAAAAGGAGCTAAAGTGTTATACTTGAATACTGGTATCAGAGGTTATCCTCATGGATTACGGTTTGGAAGTAATCCTCGCTCGCCGTATATTAGTATAGATGAATCATTCCATTCAGTTAGTATAGCAGGTGCACCTTATCCGATTGCTAGCTTAGAAGTTTGGGGTTGTGGAGATATGAAATTAag ggAACGtcaattggaaattaaaaagtgGCAAGTGAAGGAAGCAGAAAAGCAGAGGACCGTTAAACTGACTGCTAGAGATTGGAAAGATCATCCTGATCGTTACTTACTTGAATTGGCAG cTGTGACCATTATGGCGTGCCTTATATACGTACTTAAGGAATGTAATGAATCAGGTTAG
- the LOC126874278 gene encoding uncharacterized protein LOC126874278 isoform X2, translating into MGNQATRGGHVSTKKADAVVHVGDNANANNLSKSSSGTELESNSHMQFFPIESLAKILSHLTHEQERINGITISIFQCYLFPNYPELGEKLFNYLHHAANVNTTHLSANSFKQQAEKFLSVMSDQTVLENYVKMYSDIKGDGSINPDGLKALLNISYNIAMDSSGTSPCIYKGQIIDSAVSSCFHGKHTLSVSYVSNWIWQHCPRLIYGPHRYIIHVLTTAYRNGKALLSKEQPQPHLEIPTPILEQPDSLCFPQVLLPMSYVWLLSSTLPECYLQTDDSPKDVTHALIAKRMGNVCPRHWTLLYNSSEHGTGANRFLYHVLGYRGPTLLFIRIVNPDGDTSRPTYCICSAIEWRESHLYWGDEDSMGIELFPSYRVIEKGAKVLYLNTGIRGYPHGLRFGSNPRSPYISIDESFHSVSIAGAPYPIASLEVWGCGDMKLRERQLEIKKWQVKEAEKQRTVKLTARDWKDHPDRYLLELAGRASYNESNK; encoded by the exons ATGGGTAATCAAGCAACACGTGGTGGACATGTATCCACCAAGAAGGCTGATGCTGTGGTTCATGTTGGTGATAATGCAAACGCAAACAATCTTTCGAAAAGTTCCTCAGGGACCGAATTAGAAAGTAATTCGCACATGCAGTTCTTTCCAATTGAAAGTCTAGCGAAG ATTTTGTCTCATTTAACTCACGAACAGGAACGTATAAATGGGATAACAATATCTATATTTCAATGCTATCTCTTCCCCAATTATCCAGAGTTAGgtgaaaaattattcaattatctCCATCATGCTGCCAATGTTAATACTACGCACTTGAGTGCCAATTCTTTCAAACAACAAGCAGAGAAGTTCCTCTCTGTAATGAGTGATCAAACTGTATTAGAGAATTATGTGAAGATGTATTCTGATATAAAAGGAGATGGAAGTATAAATCCTGATGGATTGAAGGCTTTATTGAACATTTCTTATAATATTGCTATGGATAGTAGCGGAACCTCCCCCTGTATTTATAAAGGTCAAATAATTGATTCAGCTGTATCATCGTGT TTTCATGGCAAACATACTTTGTCTGTGAGTTATGTGAGCAACTGGATCTGGCAACATTGTCCACGTCTAATATATGGCCCTCATCGATATATAATACATGTACTAACAACTGCTTACAGAAATGGTAAAGCTCTTTTATCCAAAGAACAACCACAACCACATTTGGAGATACCAACACCTATATTGGAGCAACCAGATTCTTTATGTTTTCCACAAGTTTTGTTACCTATGAGCTACGTGTGGTTATTATCAAGCACACTACCCGAATGTTATCTTCAG ACAGATGATTCACCAAAAGATGTTACTCATGCACTCATAGCTAAAAGAATGGGCAATGTGTGTCCTAGACACTGGACATTATTGTACAATAGCTCAGAACATGGAACAGGAGCTAATCGATTTCTTTACCATGTATTAGGGTACAGAGGACCCACTCTTTTATTCATACGGATTGTTAATCCAGATGGAGATACTTCGCGTCCTACATACTGCATATGTTCAGCGATAGAATGGCGTGAAAGTCATCTGTATTGGGGTGATGAAGATTCGATGGGCATTGAATTGTTTCCTTCATATAGGGTTATTGAAAAAGGAGCTAAAGTGTTATACTTGAATACTGGTATCAGAGGTTATCCTCATGGATTACGGTTTGGAAGTAATCCTCGCTCGCCGTATATTAGTATAGATGAATCATTCCATTCAGTTAGTATAGCAGGTGCACCTTATCCGATTGCTAGCTTAGAAGTTTGGGGTTGTGGAGATATGAAATTAag ggAACGtcaattggaaattaaaaagtgGCAAGTGAAGGAAGCAGAAAAGCAGAGGACCGTTAAACTGACTGCTAGAGATTGGAAAGATCATCCTGATCGTTACTTACTTGAATTGGCAGGTAGGGCATCCTACAACGAATCAAATAAATAG
- the LOC126874282 gene encoding dnaJ homolog subfamily C member 7 isoform X3 has translation MQTAKELYGGKQYKEALKEYSELIELYPNTPQLYTNRAACYMMLNKYPLALKDAKKCIELDPKVYKAYVRIIKCCLILGDIVQAETTLSKLLEIDPENIGITTEKKDLEYVKKFLKDADAAYNAKDYRKVVYCMDRCCDVSNRCTRFKLTKAECLVFLGRYQEAQEIANDILHLDKQNADAIYVRAMCLYFQDNIDRAFAHFQQVLRLAPDHAKALEIYKRAKNLKKKKEEGNAAYEMEQYLKAYQLYTEALTIDPQNIVTNAKLHFNKATVAAKLNRLNESVTECTEALKLDEKYLKALLRRAASYMELKEYEKAVRDLEKVYKMDKSSDNKRLLMEAKLALKKSKRKDYYKILGIDKNASTDDIKKAYRKRAMVHHPDRHPNATEGEKKEQEKKFKEVGEAYGILSDPKKRSRYDSGHDIDDAEGGFQGSHNIDPNVVFQTFFQHDGYQFRTDGYTFHFG, from the exons ATGCAAACTGCCAAAGAACTTTATGGTGGAAAACAATACAAGGAAGCATTAAAAGAGTACAGTGAACTTATTG AATTATACCCAAATACACCACAACTTTACACAAACAGAGCTGCATGTTACATGATGCTTAACAAATATCCTCTTGCCTTGAAAGATGCGAAGAAATGTATTGAATTGGATCCAAAAGTATACAAA GCTTATGtaagaattataaaatgttGTCTGATTTTGGGTGACATAGTTCAAGCTGAGACTACTTTATCCAAGTTATTAGAGATTGATCCCGAGAATATAGGCATTACCACAGAGAAAAAAGACTTAGAATATGTGAAAAAATTTCTTAAGGATGCAGATGCTGCATATAATGCTAAAGATTATCGTAAG GTTGTATATTGTATGGATCGTTGTTGTGATGTGAGTAATCGTTGCACAAGATTTAAATTAACTAAAGCAGAATGTTTGGTATTCTTGGGCAGGTACCAGGAAGCACAGGAAATAGCAAA TGATATCTTACATCTTGATAAGCAAAATGCAGATGCTATATATGTTCGTGCTATGTGCCTATATTTCCAAGATAATATTGACAGAGCATTTGCACACTTCCAACAAGTACTTAGATTGGCTCCAGACCatgctaaagcattagaaatATATAAGCGAGctaagaatttgaaaaaaaaaaaggaagaaggcAATGCTGCTTATGAAATGGAACAATATTTGAAAGCATATCAATTATATACAGAAGCTTTGACTATAGATCCTCAAAATATAGTAACAAATGCAAAACTCCATTTTAATAAAGCAACGGTCGCAGCAAag TTAAATCGATTAAATGAATCGGTAACAGAATGTACGGAAGCACTGAAACTCGATGAAAAGTATCTTAAAGCACTCTTGAGAAGAGCAGCTTCTTATATGGAGCTCAAAGAATATGAAAAAGCTGTTCGTGATCTCGAAAAAGTGTATAAAATGGATAAAAGTTCAG ATAACAAACGATTGTTAATGGAAGCTAAGTTGGCGTTAAAAAAATCAAAGAGGAAAGATTACTACAAGATTTTAGGTATTGATAAGAATGCATCTACTGATGATATCAAAAAAGCATATAGGAAACGAGCGATGGTACATCATCCTG ACCGACACCCTAACGCAACggaaggagaaaagaaagaacaagaaaagaagtttaagGAAGTTGGAGAAGCCTATGGTATTCTATCTGATCCTAAGAAACGGTCGCGTTACGATAGTGGACACGACATTGATGATGCTGAAGGTGGATTCCAAGGTTCGCACA ATATCGATCCAAATGTAGTGTTTCAAACATTCTTTCAACATGATGGTTATCAATTTCGTACAGACGGTTATACTTTCCACTTTGGTTAA
- the LOC126874282 gene encoding dnaJ homolog subfamily C member 7 isoform X1, translated as MSTIKECSKHAKMQTAKELYGGKQYKEALKEYSELIELYPNTPQLYTNRAACYMMLNKYPLALKDAKKCIELDPKVYKAYVRIIKCCLILGDIVQAETTLSKLLEIDPENIGITTEKKDLEYVKKFLKDADAAYNAKDYRKVVYCMDRCCDVSNRCTRFKLTKAECLVFLGRYQEAQEIANDILHLDKQNADAIYVRAMCLYFQDNIDRAFAHFQQVLRLAPDHAKALEIYKRAKNLKKKKEEGNAAYEMEQYLKAYQLYTEALTIDPQNIVTNAKLHFNKATVAAKLNRLNESVTECTEALKLDEKYLKALLRRAASYMELKEYEKAVRDLEKVYKMDKSSDNKRLLMEAKLALKKSKRKDYYKILGIDKNASTDDIKKAYRKRAMVHHPDRHPNATEGEKKEQEKKFKEVGEAYGILSDPKKRSRYDSGHDIDDAEGGFQGSHNIDPNVVFQTFFQHDGYQFRTDGYTFHFG; from the exons ATGTCTACTATTAAAGA ATGTTCCAAACATGCAAAAATGCAAACTGCCAAAGAACTTTATGGTGGAAAACAATACAAGGAAGCATTAAAAGAGTACAGTGAACTTATTG AATTATACCCAAATACACCACAACTTTACACAAACAGAGCTGCATGTTACATGATGCTTAACAAATATCCTCTTGCCTTGAAAGATGCGAAGAAATGTATTGAATTGGATCCAAAAGTATACAAA GCTTATGtaagaattataaaatgttGTCTGATTTTGGGTGACATAGTTCAAGCTGAGACTACTTTATCCAAGTTATTAGAGATTGATCCCGAGAATATAGGCATTACCACAGAGAAAAAAGACTTAGAATATGTGAAAAAATTTCTTAAGGATGCAGATGCTGCATATAATGCTAAAGATTATCGTAAG GTTGTATATTGTATGGATCGTTGTTGTGATGTGAGTAATCGTTGCACAAGATTTAAATTAACTAAAGCAGAATGTTTGGTATTCTTGGGCAGGTACCAGGAAGCACAGGAAATAGCAAA TGATATCTTACATCTTGATAAGCAAAATGCAGATGCTATATATGTTCGTGCTATGTGCCTATATTTCCAAGATAATATTGACAGAGCATTTGCACACTTCCAACAAGTACTTAGATTGGCTCCAGACCatgctaaagcattagaaatATATAAGCGAGctaagaatttgaaaaaaaaaaaggaagaaggcAATGCTGCTTATGAAATGGAACAATATTTGAAAGCATATCAATTATATACAGAAGCTTTGACTATAGATCCTCAAAATATAGTAACAAATGCAAAACTCCATTTTAATAAAGCAACGGTCGCAGCAAag TTAAATCGATTAAATGAATCGGTAACAGAATGTACGGAAGCACTGAAACTCGATGAAAAGTATCTTAAAGCACTCTTGAGAAGAGCAGCTTCTTATATGGAGCTCAAAGAATATGAAAAAGCTGTTCGTGATCTCGAAAAAGTGTATAAAATGGATAAAAGTTCAG ATAACAAACGATTGTTAATGGAAGCTAAGTTGGCGTTAAAAAAATCAAAGAGGAAAGATTACTACAAGATTTTAGGTATTGATAAGAATGCATCTACTGATGATATCAAAAAAGCATATAGGAAACGAGCGATGGTACATCATCCTG ACCGACACCCTAACGCAACggaaggagaaaagaaagaacaagaaaagaagtttaagGAAGTTGGAGAAGCCTATGGTATTCTATCTGATCCTAAGAAACGGTCGCGTTACGATAGTGGACACGACATTGATGATGCTGAAGGTGGATTCCAAGGTTCGCACA ATATCGATCCAAATGTAGTGTTTCAAACATTCTTTCAACATGATGGTTATCAATTTCGTACAGACGGTTATACTTTCCACTTTGGTTAA
- the LOC126874282 gene encoding dnaJ homolog subfamily C member 7 isoform X2: MSTIKECSKHAKMQTAKELYGGKQYKEALKEYSELIELYPNTPQLYTNRAACYMMLNKYPLALKDAKKCIELDPKVYKAYVRIIKCCLILGDIVQAETTLSKLLEIDPENIGITTEKKDLEYVKKFLKDADAAYNAKDYRKVVYCMDRCCDVSNRCTRFKLTKAECLVFLGRYQEAQEIANDILHLDKQNADAIYVRAMCLYFQDNIDRAFAHFQQVLRLAPDHAKALEIYKRAKNLKKKKEEGNAAYEMEQYLKAYQLYTEALTIDPQNIVTNAKLHFNKATVAAKLNRLNESVTECTEALKLDEKYLKALLRRAASYMELKEYEKAVRDLEKVYKMDKSSDNKRLLMEAKLALKKSKRKDYYKILGIDKNASTDDIKKAYRKRAMVHHPDRHPNATEGEKKEQEKKFKEVGEAYGILSDPKKRSRYDSGHDIDDAEGGFQDIDPNVVFQTFFQHDGYQFRTDGYTFHFG, encoded by the exons ATGTCTACTATTAAAGA ATGTTCCAAACATGCAAAAATGCAAACTGCCAAAGAACTTTATGGTGGAAAACAATACAAGGAAGCATTAAAAGAGTACAGTGAACTTATTG AATTATACCCAAATACACCACAACTTTACACAAACAGAGCTGCATGTTACATGATGCTTAACAAATATCCTCTTGCCTTGAAAGATGCGAAGAAATGTATTGAATTGGATCCAAAAGTATACAAA GCTTATGtaagaattataaaatgttGTCTGATTTTGGGTGACATAGTTCAAGCTGAGACTACTTTATCCAAGTTATTAGAGATTGATCCCGAGAATATAGGCATTACCACAGAGAAAAAAGACTTAGAATATGTGAAAAAATTTCTTAAGGATGCAGATGCTGCATATAATGCTAAAGATTATCGTAAG GTTGTATATTGTATGGATCGTTGTTGTGATGTGAGTAATCGTTGCACAAGATTTAAATTAACTAAAGCAGAATGTTTGGTATTCTTGGGCAGGTACCAGGAAGCACAGGAAATAGCAAA TGATATCTTACATCTTGATAAGCAAAATGCAGATGCTATATATGTTCGTGCTATGTGCCTATATTTCCAAGATAATATTGACAGAGCATTTGCACACTTCCAACAAGTACTTAGATTGGCTCCAGACCatgctaaagcattagaaatATATAAGCGAGctaagaatttgaaaaaaaaaaaggaagaaggcAATGCTGCTTATGAAATGGAACAATATTTGAAAGCATATCAATTATATACAGAAGCTTTGACTATAGATCCTCAAAATATAGTAACAAATGCAAAACTCCATTTTAATAAAGCAACGGTCGCAGCAAag TTAAATCGATTAAATGAATCGGTAACAGAATGTACGGAAGCACTGAAACTCGATGAAAAGTATCTTAAAGCACTCTTGAGAAGAGCAGCTTCTTATATGGAGCTCAAAGAATATGAAAAAGCTGTTCGTGATCTCGAAAAAGTGTATAAAATGGATAAAAGTTCAG ATAACAAACGATTGTTAATGGAAGCTAAGTTGGCGTTAAAAAAATCAAAGAGGAAAGATTACTACAAGATTTTAGGTATTGATAAGAATGCATCTACTGATGATATCAAAAAAGCATATAGGAAACGAGCGATGGTACATCATCCTG ACCGACACCCTAACGCAACggaaggagaaaagaaagaacaagaaaagaagtttaagGAAGTTGGAGAAGCCTATGGTATTCTATCTGATCCTAAGAAACGGTCGCGTTACGATAGTGGACACGACATTGATGATGCTGAAGGTGGATTCCAAG ATATCGATCCAAATGTAGTGTTTCAAACATTCTTTCAACATGATGGTTATCAATTTCGTACAGACGGTTATACTTTCCACTTTGGTTAA